In one window of Hymenobacter nivis DNA:
- a CDS encoding SGNH/GDSL hydrolase family protein: protein MPNTLTTIFTSTPASEPVESPHPNTGAYVLGTQLANGTWQVIHTLVTKTSTPPTVTGRLKNFPAVAASVVASGNVLNNVLAQPTGTSAVASSASAINATVSSNANATAYRLLTAMAAAGPYSPLYQGAAAGFAHTGLTAGTTYYYEWQYVGGGYFDDSPVSGPFSGSTGVTDYKVTPVAADWVSNVISGATYSATGQLSPLSYIYVSTDATSVTTAQHSQLPEGGAMSAIGILSGTSLVESVSTDFTGAVQQINSVLPGSGQRLLKIVTGPSRETNSAHTVAQTNVDSLVFHNATNATIVAQPTPASRIVIGGDSISSGFITTHPASDSTARQLETLLGYQVAVYGWGNRSFGRDQFTAAQQDAVVTSIAAWLNAPGVSLKEYWGELGINDVFGFGTQTAAALRPVIASFYAKLQAAVPGIRIWAQSPTYHTNTYASYNVDTAANYAAAFIGAASDVANVVYVDGTSLTTNDATVLAADNVHLNTLGQSQAAQTMYNIINAVAQPFVLGTKFLRIDGSENFAYTSFTVALSFTANVSTANSLGQLAVHGYNPPNGTYYTLGSFAIYVNGGQVIAYAPDGTTTPTPDANKLTATCPTSGVVIVMYSAGPSGQQLRVGSTVINGPGLTLASTAGIKLAIGATPTAATGTATQANILNCPASNFSLFKRVLTTAEKDSVVAANGVLSQALATDAALLSYSRLIPQSTASTALLDNVTNTLRIQVLTANATANTGFILSAGMTYANNVFTRTGAYTNSPDVYATGREGIATGGTGLLGTIDFGTIGGTAGRVILTPVLDAAALAGEGDSPGFYIDTRGSATYGILKNHAFVNPAGAPVSVGSATTIRVLKYADRLDYELGGTVVYTYAYASTAGPHIPKIYLYEQNITLTGLTLTGNLVSV, encoded by the coding sequence ATGCCCAATACCCTCACCACCATTTTTACGAGCACCCCGGCTTCGGAGCCGGTGGAAAGCCCGCACCCGAACACGGGCGCGTATGTGTTGGGCACCCAGCTTGCCAACGGCACCTGGCAGGTCATCCACACGCTGGTCACGAAAACCAGTACCCCGCCGACCGTCACGGGCCGCCTCAAGAACTTTCCAGCCGTGGCCGCGTCCGTAGTGGCCAGCGGCAACGTGCTCAACAACGTGCTGGCCCAGCCCACCGGCACGAGCGCCGTGGCCAGCAGCGCCAGCGCCATCAATGCCACGGTAAGCAGCAACGCCAACGCCACGGCCTACCGCTTGCTGACCGCTATGGCGGCGGCGGGGCCCTACAGCCCGCTTTACCAGGGCGCGGCGGCGGGCTTCGCCCACACGGGGCTCACGGCGGGCACGACCTATTACTACGAGTGGCAGTACGTGGGGGGCGGCTACTTTGACGACTCCCCCGTCAGCGGCCCGTTCAGTGGCTCGACGGGCGTGACGGACTATAAGGTGACCCCCGTGGCCGCGGACTGGGTATCGAACGTCATCTCGGGGGCAACCTACAGCGCCACGGGCCAGCTCTCGCCCCTGTCCTATATCTACGTGAGCACGGACGCCACGAGCGTTACCACGGCCCAGCACAGCCAGCTCCCCGAAGGAGGGGCCATGTCGGCCATCGGCATCCTCTCCGGCACAAGCCTCGTGGAATCCGTCAGCACCGACTTCACGGGGGCCGTGCAGCAGATAAACTCCGTGCTGCCCGGCAGTGGCCAGCGCCTGCTCAAGATTGTCACCGGCCCCTCGCGGGAAACCAACAGCGCCCACACGGTCGCCCAGACCAACGTGGACTCGCTGGTTTTTCACAACGCCACGAACGCCACCATCGTGGCCCAGCCCACGCCCGCCTCGCGCATCGTCATTGGCGGCGACAGCATTAGCTCGGGCTTTATCACGACCCACCCCGCCAGCGATAGCACGGCCCGCCAGTTGGAAACCCTGCTCGGCTACCAGGTCGCCGTCTACGGCTGGGGTAACCGCAGCTTCGGCCGGGACCAGTTTACCGCCGCCCAGCAGGACGCGGTAGTGACCAGCATCGCCGCCTGGCTGAACGCGCCCGGGGTATCGCTGAAAGAGTATTGGGGCGAGCTGGGCATCAACGACGTGTTCGGATTCGGCACCCAGACGGCGGCGGCGTTGCGGCCCGTCATTGCGTCCTTCTACGCCAAGCTGCAAGCCGCCGTGCCTGGTATTCGCATCTGGGCCCAGAGCCCTACCTACCACACTAATACCTACGCCAGCTACAACGTGGACACGGCGGCTAACTACGCCGCCGCCTTCATCGGGGCCGCCTCCGATGTGGCCAACGTGGTGTACGTGGACGGCACGAGCCTGACCACGAATGACGCCACGGTGCTGGCCGCCGACAATGTGCATCTGAACACGCTGGGCCAAAGCCAGGCGGCGCAGACCATGTACAACATCATCAACGCCGTGGCGCAGCCCTTCGTGCTGGGCACCAAGTTCTTGCGCATTGACGGCTCGGAAAACTTTGCTTATACTTCGTTCACGGTGGCCCTGAGCTTCACGGCCAACGTGTCCACGGCCAACAGCCTCGGCCAGCTCGCCGTCCACGGCTACAACCCCCCCAACGGCACGTACTACACGCTGGGCAGCTTCGCCATCTACGTCAACGGCGGCCAGGTAATTGCCTACGCCCCAGACGGGACGACAACCCCAACCCCAGACGCCAACAAGCTGACCGCCACCTGCCCCACCAGCGGCGTGGTAATAGTTATGTACAGCGCCGGGCCCAGCGGCCAGCAACTGCGGGTGGGCAGCACCGTTATCAATGGCCCGGGCCTGACGCTGGCCAGCACGGCGGGCATCAAGCTCGCCATCGGGGCCACGCCCACGGCCGCCACGGGCACGGCCACCCAGGCCAATATCCTGAACTGCCCCGCCTCTAACTTTTCGCTGTTTAAGCGGGTGCTGACCACGGCCGAAAAGGATAGTGTCGTGGCCGCCAATGGGGTGCTATCCCAGGCCCTGGCCACGGACGCGGCCCTACTAAGTTACTCGCGCCTGATTCCGCAGTCCACGGCCTCCACTGCCCTGCTCGACAACGTAACCAACACGCTGCGCATTCAGGTGCTGACGGCCAATGCCACGGCAAATACCGGGTTTATTTTGTCGGCGGGCATGACCTACGCCAACAACGTTTTCACCCGCACGGGAGCCTATACCAACTCGCCAGACGTGTACGCCACTGGCCGGGAAGGCATCGCCACGGGCGGCACCGGACTGCTGGGCACCATTGATTTTGGAACCATCGGCGGCACCGCGGGCCGGGTTATTTTAACGCCCGTGCTAGACGCGGCTGCCCTGGCTGGGGAAGGAGATAGCCCTGGTTTCTACATAGATACCCGGGGCTCCGCAACCTATGGAATATTAAAAAACCATGCGTTCGTGAATCCGGCGGGGGCCCCGGTTAGCGTTGGCAGTGCCACCACTATTCGGGTGCTCAAATACGCCGACCGGCTGGATTACGAACTGGGGGGAACCGTGGTATATACCTACGCCTACGCCAGTACGGCCGGGCCCCACATTCCCAAAATCTACTTATACGAGCAAAATATTACCCTTACCGGGCTCACCCTTACCGGCAACCTGGTATCCGTCTAA